One part of the Magallana gigas chromosome 5, xbMagGiga1.1, whole genome shotgun sequence genome encodes these proteins:
- the LOC105330249 gene encoding E3 ubiquitin-protein ligase MIB1 isoform X2, whose amino-acid sequence MKIQMGDRQGSGRLILTQDVFDFIRLASLLDFTKIPLICILEAEESLRSLLTRQRKCIDKLVQENKIFQDEYKILQQVEKAEGPTDISLLDVRLLCVLVRNFGSIPGPKNGWNRRGLRADDKSKGADVLRIGNIRNECHHLPSSNRITKEKFDEIYPKLKEVLSRLVGGTPNERDFQSLVSEFDDQDFAKRQCNTRTILEKVAQRWRLNTGCETSEENTDIDDSEDGDNDSVTFLKCCFANDVGSVKRKLDSLTKETIQEGIAIACRKGYYEMFRILIDQYGLLNHNDLRNACQGGSLEIVSAILEKLNQTTLEDHITENVGFRRCCIHHAANLGFSSIVNCLIQKIPRILMAVDKANNTAMHFASMRGHTDVMETILQTKIGRTQVNALNGKCQIPLHFAAYFGQLSAVKFLIDNGAEINCKDRDGNSVADWCTKGKEQSLQFSWYDPELQIWPVSYGSPEDYENINKILQG is encoded by the exons ATGAAAATTCAGATGGGTGATCGCCAAGGCAGTGGAAGGTTGATATTAACACAGGatgtgtttgattttattagGTTAGCTTCGCTGTTGGATTTCACCAAAATTCCTTTGATTTGTATACTGGAAGCAGAAGAGTCTCTTCGGAGCCTTTTAACCCGTCAACGAAAGTGTATAGATAAACTTGTGcaggaaaacaaaatttttcaaGATGAGTATAAAATTTTGCAACAGGTTGAGAAAGCAGAAGGCCCGACCGATATCAGTTTACTTGATGTTCGGTTACTGTGTGTATTGGTTAGAAACTTTGGTAGTATCCCTGGTCCGAAAAACGGATGGAATCGGAGGGGACTGAGAGCAGACGACAAAAGCAAAGGAGCAGACGTACTACGAATCGGGAACATCCGGAATGAATGCCATCATTTGCCGTCATCTAACAGAATAACGAAAGAAAAATTCGACGAAATTTATCCAAAACTGAAAGAG GTTCTGAGTAGATTAGTGGGAGGAACTCCAAATGAAAGAGATTTCCAGTCGCTGGTCAGTGAATTTGACGACCAGGACTTTGCCAAACGCCAATGTAATACGAGGACAATTTTAGAGAAAGTCGCCCAAAGAT gGAGACTCAATACTGGATGTGAAACTTCGGAGGAAAATACGGACATTGATGACTCAGAAGATGGAGACAACG ACTCGGTTACATTCCTGAAGTGTTGTTTTGCAAACGACGTCGGTAGCGTAAAAAGGAAATTAGATTCACTGACAAAAGAAACTATACAAGAAGGCATAGCAATCGCATGTAGGAAGGGATATTACGAAATGTTTAGGATATTAATTGATCAATACGGGCTGTTGAACCACAACGACCTTCGAAACGCATGCCAAGGCGGATCACTGGAAATCGTATCGGCAATATTAGAGAAACTAAATCAAACAACCTTGGAAGATCACATCACAGAAAACGTTGGGTTCAGGCGATGCTGCATTCACCATGCAGCTAATTTAGGCTTCAGTTCCATTGTAAACTGCCTCATTCAAAAGATTCCAAGAATTTTAATGGCGGTGGACAAGGCAAACAATACTGCCATGCACTTTGCCAGCATGAGGGGACACACAGATGTCATGGAAACTATCCTGCAAACGAAAATTGGCAGGACTCAGGTGAATGCTCTAAATGGTAAATGCCAGATTCCTTTACATTTTGCAGCTTATTTTGGACAACTTTCAGCAGTCAAGTTTTTGATCGACAATGGGgcagaaataaattgcaaaGACAGAGATGGGAATAGTGTGGCAGACTGGTGTACTAAGGGAAAGGAACAGAGTTTACAGTTTTCCTGGTACGATCCGGAACTTCAAATCTGGCCTGTGAGTTACGGGTCTCCCGAAGACTAcgaaaacattaataaaattcTTCAAGGTTGA
- the LOC105330249 gene encoding E3 ubiquitin-protein ligase MIB1 isoform X1, translating to MKIQMGDRQGSGRLILTQDVFDFIRLASLLDFTKIPLICILEAEESLRSLLTRQRKCIDKLVQENKIFQDEYKILQQVEKAEGPTDISLLDVRLLCVLVRNFGSIPGPKNGWNRRGLRADDKSKGADVLRIGNIRNECHHLPSSNRITKEKFDEIYPKLKEVLSRLVGGTPNERDFQSLVSEFDDQDFAKRQCNTRTILEKVAQRWRLNTGCETSEENTDIDDSEDGDNGDDSVTFLKCCFANDVGSVKRKLDSLTKETIQEGIAIACRKGYYEMFRILIDQYGLLNHNDLRNACQGGSLEIVSAILEKLNQTTLEDHITENVGFRRCCIHHAANLGFSSIVNCLIQKIPRILMAVDKANNTAMHFASMRGHTDVMETILQTKIGRTQVNALNGKCQIPLHFAAYFGQLSAVKFLIDNGAEINCKDRDGNSVADWCTKGKEQSLQFSWYDPELQIWPVSYGSPEDYENINKILQG from the exons ATGAAAATTCAGATGGGTGATCGCCAAGGCAGTGGAAGGTTGATATTAACACAGGatgtgtttgattttattagGTTAGCTTCGCTGTTGGATTTCACCAAAATTCCTTTGATTTGTATACTGGAAGCAGAAGAGTCTCTTCGGAGCCTTTTAACCCGTCAACGAAAGTGTATAGATAAACTTGTGcaggaaaacaaaatttttcaaGATGAGTATAAAATTTTGCAACAGGTTGAGAAAGCAGAAGGCCCGACCGATATCAGTTTACTTGATGTTCGGTTACTGTGTGTATTGGTTAGAAACTTTGGTAGTATCCCTGGTCCGAAAAACGGATGGAATCGGAGGGGACTGAGAGCAGACGACAAAAGCAAAGGAGCAGACGTACTACGAATCGGGAACATCCGGAATGAATGCCATCATTTGCCGTCATCTAACAGAATAACGAAAGAAAAATTCGACGAAATTTATCCAAAACTGAAAGAG GTTCTGAGTAGATTAGTGGGAGGAACTCCAAATGAAAGAGATTTCCAGTCGCTGGTCAGTGAATTTGACGACCAGGACTTTGCCAAACGCCAATGTAATACGAGGACAATTTTAGAGAAAGTCGCCCAAAGAT gGAGACTCAATACTGGATGTGAAACTTCGGAGGAAAATACGGACATTGATGACTCAGAAGATGGAGACAACGGTGATG ACTCGGTTACATTCCTGAAGTGTTGTTTTGCAAACGACGTCGGTAGCGTAAAAAGGAAATTAGATTCACTGACAAAAGAAACTATACAAGAAGGCATAGCAATCGCATGTAGGAAGGGATATTACGAAATGTTTAGGATATTAATTGATCAATACGGGCTGTTGAACCACAACGACCTTCGAAACGCATGCCAAGGCGGATCACTGGAAATCGTATCGGCAATATTAGAGAAACTAAATCAAACAACCTTGGAAGATCACATCACAGAAAACGTTGGGTTCAGGCGATGCTGCATTCACCATGCAGCTAATTTAGGCTTCAGTTCCATTGTAAACTGCCTCATTCAAAAGATTCCAAGAATTTTAATGGCGGTGGACAAGGCAAACAATACTGCCATGCACTTTGCCAGCATGAGGGGACACACAGATGTCATGGAAACTATCCTGCAAACGAAAATTGGCAGGACTCAGGTGAATGCTCTAAATGGTAAATGCCAGATTCCTTTACATTTTGCAGCTTATTTTGGACAACTTTCAGCAGTCAAGTTTTTGATCGACAATGGGgcagaaataaattgcaaaGACAGAGATGGGAATAGTGTGGCAGACTGGTGTACTAAGGGAAAGGAACAGAGTTTACAGTTTTCCTGGTACGATCCGGAACTTCAAATCTGGCCTGTGAGTTACGGGTCTCCCGAAGACTAcgaaaacattaataaaattcTTCAAGGTTGA